The Mustelus asterias unplaced genomic scaffold, sMusAst1.hap1.1 HAP1_SCAFFOLD_3953, whole genome shotgun sequence region tgtactcgttggagtttagaaggatgaggggggatcttatggagacttataagataatgcgggggctggatagggtggaggcggagagattctttccacttagtaaggaagttaaaactagagggcacagcctcaaaataaaggggggtcggtttaagacagagttgaggaggaacttcttctcccagagggtggtgaatctctggaattctctgcccactgaggtggtggaggctacctcgctgaatatgtttaaagcgcggatagatggattcctgatcggtaagggaattaagggttatggggatcaggcgggtaagtggtactgatccacgtcagatcagccatgatcttattgaatggctcgaggggctagatggcctactcctgctcctatttcttatgttcttaagtttcaataagatctcccccccctcatccttctaaactcccaacgagtacagacccagagtcctcaaccgttcctcatacgacaagctcttcattccagggatcattcttgtgaacctcctctggaccctttccaaggcccagcacatccttccttagatacgggggacccaaaactgctcacaatactccaaatggggtctgaccagaaccttgtacagcctcagaagtgcatccctgctcttgtattccagccctctcgacatgaatgctaacattgcatttgccttcctaaccgccgactgaacctgcacgttaacctcaagagaatcttgaacaatgactcccaagtcacggagccaggaggtcacgctgcaactgtacaaaactctggtgcggccgcatttggagtattgcgtacagttctggtcgccgcattataggaaagatgtggaagtgttggaaagggtgcagcggagatttaccaggatgttgcctggtatggtgggagaaTCGTATGAgggaaggctgagtgacttgaggttgttttcattagagagaagaaggttaagaggtgacttaatcgaggcatacaagatgatcagaggattagatagggtggacagtgagagcctttttcctcggatggtgttggctagcacgaggggacatagctttaaattgaggggtgatagatataggacagatgttagaggtaggttctttactcagagagtagtaagggcgtggaatgccttgcctgcagcagtggtggactcgtcaacgttaagagcattcaaatggttattggataaacatatggatgatattggaatagtgtagattagaggggctttagattggttccactggtcggcgcaacatcgagggccgaagggcctgtactgcgctggaatgttctatgtgcttctgaagaaacaagacttttcctgtatcccgatacacgtgacaataataaatcaaatctaatcagatCAAATCAGTGCAGTCAGACTCCTCTGCTCCCACCctcactccttcaccctccccccgCGTGCGCCCACCTTACCATCATCGAGGTGTCCACAGGAGATCCCGAGAGCAGCAGCCCACCTTTGGGTGCCCAGGCGAGGGAGGTGACGGGACTGTGGCCAGGCTGAGAGAGAACATGAGCACAGCCAGACGAAGGcctgggagtgagacagagagagggggctgtcAGGAGTGGATATTAAACTAGCTGGGtcccagtgcggcgctccctcagcactgaccctcccacagtgcggcgctccctcagcactgaccctcccacagtgcggcgctccctcagcactgaccctcccacagtgcggcgctccctcagcactgaccctccccacagtgcagcgctccctcagcaccgaccctcccacagtgcggcgctccctcagcactgaccctccccacagtgcggcgctccctcagcactgaccctcccacagtgcggcgctccctcagcactgacactcccacagtgcggcgctccctcagcactgaccctcccacagtgcggcgctccctcagcactgaccctcccacagtgcggcgctccctcagcactgacactcccacagtgtggcgctccctcagcaccgaccctcccacagtgcggcgccccctcagcactgaccctcccacagtgcggcgctccttcagcactgaccgtcccacagtgcggcgctccctcagcaccgaccctcccacagtgcggcgctccctcagcactgaccctcccacagtgcggcgctccctcagcactgaccctcccacagtgcggagctccctcagcactgaccctcccacagtgcggcgctccctcagcaccgaccctcccacagtgcggcgctccctcagcactgaccctcccacagtgcggcgctccctcagcactgaccctcccacagtgcggtgctccctcagcactgaccctcccacagtgcggcgctccctcagcactgaccctcccacacagtgcggggctccctcagcactgaccctcccacagtgcggcgctccctcagcactgaccctcccacagtgcggcgctccctcagcactgaccctcccacagtgcggcgctccctcagcactgaccctcccacagtgcggcgctccctcagcactgaccctcccacagtgcggcgctccctcagcactgacactcccacagtgcgacgctccctcagcactgacactcccacagtgcggcgctccctcagcactgaccctcccacagtgcggcgctccctcagcactgacactcccacagtgcggcgctccctcagcactgacactcccacagtgcggcgctccctcagcactgaccctcccacagtgcggcgctccctcagcactgaccctcccacagtgcggcgctccctcagcaccgaccctcccacagtgcggcgctccctcagcactgacactcccacagtgcggcgctccctcagcaccgaccctcccacagtgcggcgccccctcagcactgaccctcccacagtgcggcgctccttcagcactgaccctcccacagtgcggcgctccctcagcaccgaccctcccacagtgcggcgctccctcagcactgaccctcccacagtgcggcgctccctcagcactgaccctcccacagtgcggcgctccctcagcactgaccctcccacagtgcggcgctccctcagcaccgaccctccccacagtgcggcgctccctcagcactgaccctcccacagtgcagcgctccctcagcaccgacccgcccaccgtgcagcgctccctcagcaccgacccgcccacagtgcggcgctccctcagcaccaacccgcccaccgtgcagcgctccctcagtacctcgTGGAGAGTGAAGTGGGGTCTATGTTCCACACGAGGATACAGGTCTCACAACCGACAGCCAGCACGGAGGCACAGAGGGGCTTCCAGGCCACAACGGACACGTCCTTCTGTAAACGGTGTTTCAGGGTTGGCACAGTCTCGCTGAGAGGGAggtacagagagagcaggagtcacCCAGGGGGCAGGTCACAAACTGCCCAGAGACGTGGCATGCACATCTGcacctctctcagacacagacacacacacggcccctgtcgcacacacactctctctcgtccgcactctctctctcgcacacacactcttctctctctcgcacacacactctctctctcgcacacacacgcgcgcacactctcgcgggcgcacactctctcgcgggCGCGCACTCTCGCgggcgcgcacactctctcgcgggCGCACTCTCTCGCGGGCGCACTCTCTCGCGGGCGCACACTCTCGCGGGCGCACACTCTCGCGGGCGCACACTCTCGCGGGCGCACACTCTCGCGggcgcacactctcgcgcgcgcacactctctcgcgcgcacactctctcgcgcgcactctctcgcgcgcacactctctcgcgcgcacactctcgcgcgcgcacactctcgcgcgcgcacactctcgcgcgcgcacactctcgcgcgcgcacactctcgcgcgcgcacactctcgcgcgcgcacactctcgcgcgcgcacactctcgcgcgcgcacactctcgcgcgcgcacactctcgcgcgcgcacactctcgcgcgcgcacactctcgcgcgcgcacactctcgcgcgcgcacactctctcgcgcgcacactctctcgcgcgcacactctctcgcgcacactctcatgtgcacacaccctctcacacgtgcacacacccactgtctcacacgcacacaacccctctctcacacacaccttctctcGCACGAGCACACAAATAGATAGGCGTTAACACGTAccctctcacgcgcacacacatttATTCAgttacccccccccaccaggcAGGCATACAGcagcagagaaacactgacacagtccacgcagacacacagctGGACACTGACACTCGCAGTGCGTCAAGAcgagcggggggggggctgggagcaggggggggggggggggggtgtagtgggTCAGACCCAGACGTACCTCTTCCAATTGTAAACCCTGATGGAGTCATCCAACAGCCCCAGGGCAAACTTGTAAGTGTGCGGGTGCCATGCAAAGGCACGCAGAGGGCAGTGCAGCCTGGGGAAACAGAACGGCAGGCCTTGAATTAAAACTATTTACTGACTGTGGCTGGACACGACCAGCGTCGGTAACCGTCCCTGACTGCCCCTCCAGAAGAGGGTCGGTGAGTCGCCTTCTCGAACCCACcccagtccccgtgtgtgtgtgtgtgtgtggggtgtaggtatacccacggcgctgttagggagggagctccaggattgtgattggacatcagtcagtccctgtgtgtgtgtgtggtgtaggtatacccacggcgctgttagggagggagttccaggattgtgattggacatcagtcagtccctgtgtgtgtgtggggtgtaggtacacccacggcgctgttagggagagagttccaggattgtgattggacatcagtcagtccccgtgtgtgtgtgtgtggggtgtaggtacacccacggcgctgttagggagggagttccaggattgtgattggacatcagtcagtccccgtgtgtgtgtgtggggtgtaggtacacccacggcgctgttagggagggagctccaggattgtgattggacatcagtcagtccctgtgtgtgtgtggtgtaggtacacccacggcgcagttagggagggagttccaggatgttgacccaagccgcagtgaaggaacggccgatatgtttccaagttggGGtagagcccatatccctctatacccatcgtaactgtctaaacgctttttaaaagacaaaattgtacccgcctctactactagctctggcagctcgttccagacactcacccaccctctgtgtgaaaaaattgcccctctgggcccagGGATAgagtttattcattcctgggccatgggcgtcgctggccgggtccagcatttattgcccatccctagttgccccttggagggacagttgagagtcgaccacattggctgtgtctctggagtcacatgtaggcccagaccagggtaaggacggcagatttccttccctagagggtacattagtgacccagatgggtttttcccacaatcgacaatgggttcatggtcatcagtagaatcatagaatccctacagtacagaaagaggccattcggcccatcgagtctgcaccaaccacaatcccacccaggccctacccccatatccctacatattctacccactaatccctctaatctacg contains the following coding sequences:
- the aaas gene encoding aladin, with the protein product LSTETLLSEFSQVADWLHCPLRAFAWHPHTYKFALGLLDDSIRVYNWKSETVPTLKHRLQKDVSVVAWKPLCASVLAVGCETCILVWNIDPTSLSTRPSSGCAHVLSQPGHSPVTSLAWAPKGGLLLSGSPVDTSMMVWDVSTEMCVPLQRVGGGGVSYLSWSPDGNRVLAATPSAIFRVWETRNWTCERWPTLHGRCQTGCWSPDGTRLLFTVEGESVIYLLTFSDT